One genomic window of Paenibacillus xylanilyticus includes the following:
- a CDS encoding YhgE/Pip domain-containing protein, with the protein MLQALRILLKKPPVIVGIVTALMFQVIFSVIWMTAYSGVNDRTNELTVAIVNEDGQMSQGIADSLTKTLPFHTVSDLSSAEALDQLNHHQVHMVLNIPAGFNELLQTAGSTAEIKYTINEANPVTIKSMMQGVSQSVTNTINKQATAQGVQTVLTAAGAPADQAADAAANLATRVEGTTTSINPVNGMNNQMVPMMMVLASYVGAMIMGMNLQTAMGMLSATHSRLTLFGARIVINIASALVVSLLGSSLIVALGGQIAQGFIAFWLFQALFLCTFMFFSQFFLICFGPAGSLFNIISLSLQLVSSGAMVPRELLNGFYSGIGQYLPATYAVQGILSVQLGGPGVQSAAGSVAIVLVIAVALSLVVTLLKKRRMPAGAPSPAQVNS; encoded by the coding sequence ATGCTACAGGCATTACGCATTTTATTGAAAAAACCGCCAGTGATTGTGGGGATCGTAACAGCACTTATGTTCCAAGTGATCTTCAGTGTCATCTGGATGACTGCATACTCCGGCGTGAACGACCGCACGAATGAATTGACGGTAGCCATTGTGAACGAAGATGGCCAGATGTCCCAAGGTATTGCGGATAGTCTGACTAAGACGCTGCCTTTCCATACGGTATCGGATCTCAGTTCCGCTGAGGCATTGGATCAGCTGAATCACCACCAGGTTCATATGGTGCTGAATATTCCGGCTGGCTTTAACGAGCTTCTTCAGACTGCAGGTTCCACAGCTGAGATCAAGTACACCATTAACGAAGCTAACCCGGTGACGATCAAAAGCATGATGCAGGGCGTCTCCCAAAGTGTGACAAACACAATCAATAAGCAAGCGACTGCGCAAGGCGTACAGACCGTACTGACTGCTGCAGGAGCACCTGCGGATCAGGCGGCTGATGCTGCTGCCAATCTGGCTACCCGGGTTGAAGGCACAACAACTTCGATTAATCCGGTGAACGGCATGAATAATCAGATGGTACCGATGATGATGGTACTGGCTTCTTATGTTGGCGCAATGATCATGGGTATGAATCTGCAAACGGCTATGGGAATGCTCTCGGCAACCCACTCCCGCTTGACCCTGTTTGGTGCGAGAATCGTGATTAACATCGCATCTGCTCTGGTTGTTTCCCTTTTGGGTTCATCGCTGATTGTTGCGCTCGGAGGACAGATTGCCCAAGGATTCATCGCCTTCTGGTTGTTCCAGGCTCTGTTCCTCTGCACGTTCATGTTCTTCTCGCAGTTCTTCCTGATCTGCTTCGGACCTGCAGGAAGCCTGTTCAACATCATCTCACTGTCTCTGCAATTGGTATCTTCCGGTGCAATGGTACCCCGTGAGCTGCTCAACGGTTTCTACAGCGGTATCGGACAGTACTTGCCTGCAACGTACGCAGTTCAAGGTATTCTAAGCGTTCAACTTGGTGGACCTGGCGTTCAGTCGGCAGCCGGATCGGTTGCGATTGTTCTGGTCATCGCGGTTGCCCTCTCCCTGGTAGTGACCTTGCTCAAAAAACGGCGCATGCCAGCAGGTGCACCAAGCCCGGCACAAGTGAACAGCTAA
- a CDS encoding TetR family transcriptional regulator: MTEPELDIKTRILLAAKKLFAQQGYDGTSVRQICDEAGANVSLVSYHFGGKEKVFEAIFEHFFPGHMLTDLAAESLSPVEGISKIVGEVVKFTMTDWEMSDIVQLEITLNTHRTATVFRFLDPVWTKVNDLLQEGKDQGVFQIDSVSYAMLQVMGVALAHKRAKNSRFTFNYEDMDTEKLAEQTIEFVLRGLGVNRHE; the protein is encoded by the coding sequence ATGACAGAACCGGAATTGGATATCAAAACGAGGATTTTGCTCGCAGCCAAAAAACTTTTTGCGCAGCAGGGGTATGACGGGACAAGCGTTCGTCAAATCTGTGATGAGGCGGGTGCCAATGTGTCACTGGTCTCGTACCATTTTGGCGGAAAAGAAAAGGTGTTTGAAGCGATATTTGAGCACTTCTTTCCTGGTCACATGCTGACTGATTTGGCTGCGGAGTCCTTGTCCCCTGTGGAGGGTATCAGCAAAATTGTCGGTGAAGTCGTGAAGTTCACGATGACGGACTGGGAGATGAGCGACATTGTACAGCTAGAAATTACACTGAACACGCATCGCACGGCCACCGTATTCCGGTTCCTGGACCCGGTCTGGACCAAAGTGAATGATTTGCTGCAGGAAGGCAAAGACCAGGGTGTATTCCAGATTGATTCCGTATCTTATGCAATGCTTCAGGTCATGGGAGTGGCTCTGGCACACAAACGTGCCAAAAACTCACGGTTTACGTTTAACTATGAGGACATGGATACAGAGAAGCTGGCTGAACAGACGATTGAGTTCGTACTACGAGGATTGGGAGTGAACAGACATGAATGA
- the nfsA gene encoding oxygen-insensitive NADPH nitroreductase: MNETIELMMKHRSVRKFKPDPVSEEQLATIVAAGQMASSSSSVQAYSVVAVTEPELKSKLAALAGNQAYVEECPVFLVWCADLYRLSDAAKRHHPEKESYADSTENFMVATIDVALASQNAALAAESLGFGIVYIGGLRNKIEEVTELLGLPEGVYPVFGMCVGIADQETGIRPRLPLNAVLHRNRYDAEETLRGVESYDETTKAYMAARTNGERTTPWSELMAKRLTEPARLQMKSYLEGRGFMKR; this comes from the coding sequence ATGAATGAAACCATTGAATTGATGATGAAACACCGCTCGGTGCGGAAATTCAAGCCGGATCCGGTAAGCGAGGAGCAGCTTGCGACAATCGTGGCTGCCGGGCAGATGGCTTCCTCTTCCAGCAGTGTACAGGCATATAGCGTCGTTGCCGTGACGGAACCGGAACTAAAATCGAAGCTCGCTGCATTGGCAGGCAACCAGGCTTATGTGGAAGAATGCCCTGTTTTCCTCGTGTGGTGTGCAGACCTGTATCGACTGAGTGATGCGGCGAAGCGCCACCATCCCGAGAAGGAGTCGTATGCCGATTCAACAGAGAATTTTATGGTAGCAACGATCGATGTGGCTCTTGCCTCCCAGAATGCCGCTCTGGCAGCAGAGTCGCTCGGTTTCGGGATTGTATATATCGGGGGTCTGCGTAACAAGATTGAAGAAGTGACGGAACTACTGGGACTGCCGGAAGGCGTATACCCTGTCTTCGGCATGTGTGTCGGTATAGCTGATCAGGAAACCGGCATCCGTCCGCGTCTGCCGCTGAATGCTGTTCTTCATCGTAATCGCTATGATGCCGAAGAGACGCTTCGGGGTGTGGAAAGTTATGACGAAACCACGAAAGCCTATATGGCCGCCCGTACGAATGGCGAACGTACAACGCCATGGTCGGAATTGATGGCCAAACGTCTCACCGAGCCGGCACGTCTGCAGATGAAATCGTATCTCGAAGGCAGAGGGTTTATGAAACGTTAA
- a CDS encoding TatD family hydrolase produces the protein MHSQAFAPLIDAHIHFDKYTVEEQQHMLQSFPDQQVEAVIAVSMNITSAQDNLDLARQNPRFIYPAFGFHPEQPLPSAQDQNLFFDWIERHIEQAAAIGEVGLPYYNRQEAEQAGLAFDQSGYIELLERFIQLAKRHNKPIVLHAVYEDADIACDLLEQYQVRRAHFHWFKGSRQTVRRMADNGYFISFTPDIQYEEEIRELVRQYPSEQVMAETDGPWPFEGPFQGRMTHPAMTRQVIQAWSEITGMGTDRAARLFYQNTKRFYRLP, from the coding sequence ATGCATTCCCAAGCTTTTGCACCACTGATTGATGCTCATATCCATTTTGACAAATATACCGTGGAGGAACAGCAGCATATGCTGCAATCTTTCCCGGATCAACAGGTTGAGGCTGTCATCGCCGTTTCCATGAATATCACCTCGGCACAGGACAATCTGGATCTGGCGAGACAGAATCCCCGATTCATCTATCCGGCTTTTGGCTTTCATCCGGAACAGCCCCTGCCATCGGCGCAGGATCAGAACCTGTTCTTCGACTGGATTGAAAGGCATATCGAACAAGCTGCAGCCATCGGGGAAGTTGGACTGCCCTACTACAATCGCCAGGAAGCAGAACAGGCAGGACTTGCTTTTGATCAGAGTGGATATATCGAGCTGCTCGAACGGTTTATTCAACTCGCCAAGCGGCATAACAAACCCATCGTGCTTCATGCCGTTTACGAGGATGCCGACATCGCATGCGACTTGCTGGAGCAATATCAGGTCAGACGCGCCCATTTCCACTGGTTCAAGGGTTCCCGTCAAACCGTGCGGCGAATGGCGGATAACGGGTACTTCATCTCCTTTACGCCAGACATTCAGTATGAAGAGGAAATTCGTGAGCTGGTAAGACAATATCCATCTGAACAGGTCATGGCAGAGACGGACGGACCTTGGCCTTTCGAAGGGCCGTTTCAGGGAAGAATGACACATCCCGCCATGACGAGACAGGTGATTCAGGCCTGGAGCGAGATCACGGGCATGGGAACTGATCGGGCAGCGCGTCTCTTTTACCAGAACACGAAGCGGTTCTACCGTTTACCTTAA
- a CDS encoding ABC transporter ATP-binding protein, giving the protein MTLKYNEQAPPAPGGSTGISTREESLRTASTATSDSGKQSLPALEVQDVHASFRERRNKLSVLNGLSLTVEQGEFVAIVGPSGCGKSTLFHIIGGLLKPQTGQVLMNGQNVTGQRGKISYMPQQPALFPWRTIEDNVLLAGEVSAHTPPKAEALAEARKWLSSVGLGGFEQAYPHMLSGGMQQRAAFLRALLSPQELMLLDEPFSALDALTRSDMQRWLLDIWEQNRRSVLFITHNIEEALLLADRIYVLSNRPATVLHEVHVPFDRPRREEITEEKAFLERKRQISEWMKEEQRKARLTP; this is encoded by the coding sequence ATGACACTCAAATATAACGAACAGGCACCACCTGCACCAGGCGGAAGCACTGGAATTTCAACTCGAGAAGAATCACTCCGCACTGCTTCCACCGCTACCTCCGATTCGGGTAAGCAGAGCCTGCCTGCACTGGAAGTTCAGGACGTCCACGCTTCCTTCCGTGAACGACGGAACAAGCTGTCTGTCCTGAACGGATTATCCCTGACCGTAGAACAGGGCGAATTCGTAGCGATCGTTGGGCCATCCGGATGCGGCAAGAGTACGTTGTTCCATATCATTGGCGGATTATTGAAACCCCAAACCGGCCAGGTTCTCATGAACGGACAGAACGTTACCGGGCAGCGGGGTAAAATCAGCTATATGCCGCAGCAGCCCGCTCTCTTTCCTTGGCGTACCATTGAAGACAACGTGCTGCTGGCCGGGGAAGTATCAGCACATACGCCACCCAAGGCAGAAGCGCTTGCGGAAGCACGGAAGTGGCTTTCCAGCGTCGGTCTGGGAGGATTTGAACAGGCTTATCCGCACATGTTATCGGGCGGTATGCAGCAGCGGGCAGCCTTTTTACGTGCCCTGCTCAGCCCGCAGGAACTGATGCTGCTGGATGAGCCCTTCAGCGCCCTCGATGCGTTGACACGCAGTGACATGCAGCGATGGCTGCTCGATATATGGGAACAGAACCGCCGATCCGTCCTGTTTATCACCCACAATATCGAAGAGGCACTGCTGCTTGCCGATCGAATCTATGTATTATCCAACCGACCTGCGACTGTGCTGCATGAGGTACATGTCCCTTTTGATCGTCCAAGACGTGAAGAAATAACGGAAGAGAAGGCTTTCCTCGAACGCAAACGGCAGATTTCGGAGTGGATGAAAGAAGAACAGAGAAAAGCCCGGCTAACTCCATAG
- a CDS encoding ABC transporter permease, giving the protein MHTYFKSVWPPIVAVILFIALWQGAVSLFHIEKWMLPAPSDIAQEAASQADRLGMHAWATIQLTLIGFAAGTLVGLLIAMVLHLIPFLKSALYPLLILSQNIPTIALAPLLLIWFGFGLLPKLITIILVCFFPVAVAAMDGLTRTDAAMMNYMRMAGARRGPIFWKLELPHALPSIFSGVKIAATYSVMGAIIAEWIGADKGIGYYMMLQKSAYRTDRLFVAIMIIVALSLLLFLFIALLEKLLVRWRPQKR; this is encoded by the coding sequence ATGCATACGTACTTCAAAAGTGTATGGCCGCCCATTGTGGCGGTTATTCTCTTTATAGCCCTATGGCAGGGTGCCGTGTCCCTGTTTCATATTGAGAAATGGATGCTGCCCGCACCTTCCGACATCGCACAGGAAGCAGCCTCCCAAGCAGATCGTCTGGGCATGCATGCATGGGCGACCATTCAACTCACGTTAATTGGCTTCGCGGCCGGTACGCTGGTTGGGCTGCTGATCGCCATGGTACTGCATCTGATTCCTTTTCTGAAATCTGCCCTGTATCCTTTACTTATTCTTAGTCAAAATATACCGACAATTGCGCTCGCTCCGCTCCTGCTGATCTGGTTCGGATTCGGACTGCTGCCCAAGTTGATTACCATCATCCTGGTCTGCTTCTTTCCCGTTGCTGTCGCAGCCATGGATGGTTTGACACGTACGGATGCCGCCATGATGAATTACATGCGCATGGCGGGAGCGAGACGCGGCCCAATTTTCTGGAAGCTGGAGCTCCCGCACGCACTGCCTTCCATCTTCTCTGGTGTCAAGATTGCCGCGACTTACAGCGTTATGGGTGCCATTATTGCTGAATGGATCGGAGCCGACAAAGGGATCGGGTATTACATGATGCTTCAGAAGTCCGCTTACCGGACAGATCGTCTATTCGTTGCGATCATGATTATTGTCGCGCTCAGCCTGCTGCTCTTCCTGTTTATTGCCCTGCTGGAGAAGCTGCTCGTTCGCTGGCGACCACAGAAGCGCTGA
- a CDS encoding MTH1187 family thiamine-binding protein: MASTLLSIQVIPKTPNGENSYPYVDRAIEVIQQSGLKYQVNPLDTTMEGELEELLEVVRKMHEVLVEAGSPSIISQIKIAHSPNGFSMDTLTEKYR; the protein is encoded by the coding sequence ATGGCAAGTACACTGCTTAGCATTCAAGTGATTCCCAAAACGCCGAATGGCGAAAATTCGTATCCGTATGTAGATCGGGCGATCGAAGTGATCCAGCAATCCGGCTTGAAATATCAGGTTAATCCGCTCGATACCACAATGGAAGGTGAGCTGGAGGAACTGCTGGAAGTTGTCCGTAAAATGCATGAGGTGCTCGTGGAGGCTGGCAGTCCAAGCATCATCTCCCAGATCAAAATCGCCCATAGCCCGAACGGCTTCAGCATGGATACCCTGACGGAGAAATATCGCTAA
- a CDS encoding ABC transporter substrate-binding protein, whose protein sequence is MRWRKMIGLLLLCMTLVTVAACGSKEAAPAGQNGSSTTENSSEGDSAALKDVKVVLDWTPNTNHTGLYAAVDQGFYQAEGLNVEIVQPGAGGADTMVASNEVPFGVSYQESVTQARTQDVPLVSIAAVIQHNTSGFAAPVDRKIKSPKDFEGKSYGGWGSPVEEAVMQSIMEGEGADVSKVKNINMGDADFFTAVKRDIDFAWIFYAWTGIEAELRGEPLDMLYVKDYSDALDYYTPVLVTNEQTIQNDPELVKAFMKATSEGYQYAIDHPEEAADILIKAVPDLDKDLVVASQKWLSPKYKDDAPRWGEQKQEVWQNYTDWMFSKKLLDEQIDVSQAYTNDFLPQ, encoded by the coding sequence ATGAGATGGCGTAAAATGATTGGACTCCTGCTCTTGTGTATGACACTGGTCACCGTAGCTGCATGCGGCAGCAAGGAAGCAGCACCTGCAGGACAGAATGGCAGCAGCACCACTGAAAACAGCAGCGAAGGTGACAGCGCAGCATTGAAGGATGTTAAGGTCGTGCTCGACTGGACACCCAATACGAACCACACCGGCCTTTATGCCGCCGTGGATCAAGGGTTTTACCAGGCAGAAGGTTTGAATGTCGAGATTGTACAGCCGGGAGCTGGCGGTGCGGATACGATGGTAGCCTCAAACGAGGTTCCTTTTGGGGTAAGTTATCAGGAGAGCGTAACACAGGCCCGCACACAGGACGTTCCGCTCGTCTCCATTGCAGCTGTCATTCAGCATAATACGTCTGGATTCGCCGCTCCGGTGGATCGAAAAATCAAATCACCCAAGGATTTCGAAGGCAAATCCTATGGCGGCTGGGGATCACCCGTTGAAGAAGCGGTTATGCAATCCATTATGGAAGGCGAAGGCGCCGATGTGTCCAAAGTAAAAAATATTAATATGGGCGACGCCGACTTTTTTACCGCAGTGAAACGGGACATTGATTTTGCATGGATCTTCTATGCATGGACCGGCATTGAAGCCGAGCTGCGCGGAGAACCCCTCGACATGCTGTATGTGAAGGATTATTCCGATGCGCTGGACTATTACACGCCTGTACTCGTGACGAACGAGCAGACCATTCAGAACGACCCCGAACTGGTGAAGGCATTTATGAAGGCTACTTCTGAAGGGTATCAATATGCGATTGATCATCCCGAAGAAGCTGCGGACATTTTAATCAAGGCTGTACCTGATCTCGATAAGGACCTTGTGGTGGCAAGTCAGAAATGGCTGAGCCCGAAATACAAGGATGACGCTCCGCGCTGGGGTGAGCAAAAACAGGAAGTGTGGCAGAACTACACGGACTGGATGTTCAGCAAAAAACTGCTTGATGAGCAGATCGATGTATCCCAAGCGTATACGAACGATTTTTTACCCCAATAA
- a CDS encoding VOC family protein, with protein MGFQKRIDHIGIAVRDLETTLRFYTEIVGLELKDRVTHTNGVIQLAFLGFNGSDETEIELIQGYSDKLPSEGTVHHFAIHVEDLDAEYKRIQATEAEFIDGEIITLPNGYRYFFIYGPEKEWIEFFQR; from the coding sequence ATGGGTTTTCAAAAGCGTATTGACCATATCGGTATTGCTGTACGTGATCTGGAGACAACACTGCGTTTCTATACGGAGATTGTAGGACTCGAATTGAAAGACCGGGTAACTCACACGAACGGTGTCATTCAACTCGCTTTCCTTGGCTTCAATGGTAGTGATGAAACGGAGATTGAATTGATTCAGGGATACAGTGATAAACTGCCTTCCGAAGGAACGGTGCACCATTTTGCCATCCACGTAGAGGACCTTGATGCGGAATATAAGCGTATCCAGGCTACGGAGGCAGAGTTTATCGACGGGGAGATCATTACGCTGCCCAACGGCTATCGATATTTCTTCATCTATGGACCAGAAAAGGAATGGATTGAGTTTTTCCAGCGCTAA
- a CDS encoding MFS transporter: MKKLLWIGCLSYFLIGLAHVVLGSILPVALEHYGKDYSQGGTLIFAQFAGFLGGVLLSPPLNRRFGKRGGLLIAAALLCIAELSYMLLPPWGFMFVIAPAAGFGFGMIEAVIGTIIIAAIKENTAVAMSRLEVLFGIGAMVMPLIASGLISAGYWRMSFLVVAVCSALTFLFWARMSFGELDPALSRRQPDAAAGHVHAMEASDSVSSSGSKTTSSTYRGRNLALMILFVAFFFLYVGTEMSLANFMPAILIEKMNMKEAGAALSVTCFWIAMSVGRLFAGYIAEKFQYRVYILYSCLAAVLLMAIFPFTNQIWSAFLIILLLGLAFSGVFSIALVFASKMLPGTEESTPSILIASGGVGGAILPLLTGWSLDHLDVNQSTWMLALFAGGLLVISLVAYQWQNRQRAASV; this comes from the coding sequence ATGAAAAAATTGTTATGGATCGGCTGTCTGTCCTATTTTCTTATCGGACTTGCACACGTGGTCCTCGGTTCCATTCTGCCTGTCGCACTAGAACATTACGGTAAAGATTACAGTCAGGGAGGAACACTGATCTTTGCCCAATTTGCCGGATTCCTGGGCGGTGTACTGTTGTCTCCTCCGTTAAATCGTCGTTTTGGCAAACGCGGCGGATTACTTATCGCTGCAGCTCTGCTATGCATCGCAGAGTTATCCTATATGCTGCTGCCTCCCTGGGGCTTTATGTTCGTCATTGCACCCGCAGCCGGTTTCGGATTCGGCATGATCGAAGCCGTAATCGGTACGATCATCATTGCTGCCATCAAAGAAAATACCGCAGTGGCAATGAGCAGGCTTGAAGTATTATTCGGTATCGGAGCCATGGTCATGCCGCTTATCGCCAGCGGTCTGATCTCGGCAGGGTACTGGCGCATGTCCTTCCTCGTCGTTGCCGTCTGTTCAGCACTGACTTTTCTCTTCTGGGCCAGAATGTCATTCGGGGAGCTGGATCCCGCACTCAGCAGGCGTCAGCCAGATGCCGCTGCTGGACACGTCCATGCGATGGAAGCTTCAGATAGTGTGTCTTCATCAGGCAGTAAAACAACCAGTTCAACCTACCGAGGCCGTAATCTGGCCCTGATGATCCTATTCGTTGCATTTTTCTTTCTCTATGTCGGCACGGAGATGAGTCTTGCCAATTTCATGCCTGCCATTCTGATTGAAAAAATGAACATGAAGGAAGCTGGGGCAGCTCTTAGTGTTACCTGCTTCTGGATCGCGATGTCTGTTGGAAGACTCTTCGCCGGGTATATCGCTGAAAAGTTCCAGTATCGCGTGTACATTTTGTACAGCTGTCTGGCAGCTGTTCTGCTTATGGCTATTTTTCCGTTCACCAACCAGATCTGGTCTGCTTTTCTAATTATTCTCCTGCTTGGACTGGCGTTTTCCGGAGTTTTCTCCATTGCTCTCGTTTTTGCCAGCAAAATGCTGCCAGGAACAGAAGAGTCTACGCCCAGTATCCTGATTGCATCTGGCGGAGTCGGCGGCGCCATTCTGCCTCTGCTTACCGGTTGGAGTCTGGATCATCTGGACGTTAATCAATCCACATGGATGCTTGCACTATTTGCTGGGGGTCTGCTTGTAATCAGCTTGGTTGCTTATCAGTGGCAGAACAGACAACGTGCAGCTTCCGTTTGA
- the serS gene encoding serine--tRNA ligase: MLDMKWIRAHADEVQAAADGKKINISIRALLERDEERRALLQETEEGRRMRNTLSADIGKLMQSGDREQAEGLRIQVKQLNEKLEEVEAKLAGVQEEVTRLQWLVPNVVSPDTPVGASDEDNVELRRVGETPTFAYTAKDHVELGELHDLIDIPRGVKIGGTRSYVLKGAGLLLHRAVQQLALDLLLRQGFTPMEVPLMVREDALVNTGFFPTGRDQVYELEGEDKWLVGTSEVPLVSYYADEIVDVQQPIKLAAASTCFRSEVGSGGRDVRGLYRVHQFAKVEQVILCAPDAEESERMLQEITGHAEELLQLLELPYRVVAVCTGDMSQKTYKQYDIETWMPSRGAYGETHSSSNLHDFQARRSNIRCRNAEGQLAYCHTLNNTAVASPRILIPLLENHQQEDGSIRIPAALQPYMGGAEYLALPLQSEE, translated from the coding sequence ATGTTGGACATGAAGTGGATTCGGGCCCATGCAGATGAAGTGCAGGCGGCAGCAGACGGGAAGAAAATTAATATTAGCATTCGTGCATTGCTGGAGCGGGATGAGGAGCGCAGAGCGCTTTTGCAGGAAACAGAAGAAGGACGCAGAATGCGGAACACCTTATCAGCGGATATCGGAAAATTGATGCAATCCGGGGACCGTGAACAGGCCGAAGGATTGAGAATTCAGGTGAAACAGCTGAACGAGAAGCTGGAAGAGGTCGAAGCGAAGCTTGCGGGCGTGCAGGAGGAAGTGACCCGGCTGCAATGGCTGGTGCCTAATGTCGTATCACCGGATACGCCGGTTGGAGCATCGGACGAGGATAATGTGGAGCTGCGACGTGTGGGGGAAACACCGACATTCGCTTACACAGCCAAGGACCATGTGGAGCTCGGGGAGCTTCATGATCTGATTGATATCCCGCGGGGGGTGAAGATCGGAGGGACACGAAGCTATGTGTTAAAAGGAGCAGGGCTGCTTCTGCACCGGGCGGTACAGCAGCTCGCACTTGATCTGCTGCTGCGCCAAGGGTTCACCCCTATGGAAGTGCCTCTAATGGTCAGAGAGGATGCACTTGTGAACACGGGGTTTTTCCCGACAGGACGCGATCAGGTCTATGAATTGGAAGGTGAGGACAAGTGGCTGGTTGGCACCTCCGAGGTACCGCTTGTCTCGTATTATGCCGATGAGATTGTAGATGTACAGCAGCCGATTAAACTGGCTGCCGCATCCACCTGTTTCCGCAGTGAGGTGGGGTCAGGCGGACGGGATGTACGAGGTTTGTACCGGGTGCATCAGTTTGCGAAAGTCGAACAGGTCATTCTCTGTGCACCGGATGCAGAGGAATCGGAGCGCATGCTGCAGGAAATTACCGGACATGCAGAGGAATTGCTGCAGCTGCTTGAACTGCCTTATCGGGTCGTGGCGGTATGTACAGGCGACATGTCGCAGAAAACGTATAAACAATACGATATTGAGACATGGATGCCGAGCCGGGGCGCTTATGGGGAAACCCATTCGTCGTCAAACCTGCATGACTTTCAAGCACGTCGTTCGAATATTCGCTGCCGCAATGCCGAAGGTCAGCTAGCGTACTGTCATACGCTCAACAATACGGCCGTGGCATCGCCGCGGATCCTTATTCCATTATTGGAGAACCACCAACAGGAGGATGGAAGCATTCGCATTCCGGCAGCTCTCCAGCCTTATATGGGTGGAGCTGAATATTTGGCATTGCCTCTTCAAAGTGAAGAGTAA
- a CDS encoding Ig-like domain-containing protein has protein sequence MKRVKRTLRGMLALIMVCAILAPSHILAATGDVTSIEITNSSPQKLSVSQTVALKVMAEVEGFDNKQDVTAGVTWSTSNAAVATIVKGKVKAVAAGEATIHAEVDGAKAQLLVQVSEKIKSIKASPKSYSFVKGSESALPKVSIVRASGKEEDVTSEIVWSVSNAAAVVENGKIKGNTPGRVLLQGKYGSETVKVPVAITDIITKVEVTPTAMQLNIKKSKALKVIGTYANGKTINLSKQVTWTSSNNAVATVKNGTVKTLTEGKATLTGTYQDQTIKTEVTVVPLLKKLITGQKKLVLSPQGSTTLTVMAQYDTGKTTVVTNNAVWSSTKPGVATVTNGKVVAVGKGKTSITVKWNNKKVTIPVTVK, from the coding sequence ATGAAAAGAGTTAAACGAACACTTCGAGGAATGCTTGCACTGATCATGGTATGTGCCATCTTGGCTCCATCACACATTTTGGCGGCCACCGGTGACGTGACCTCCATTGAAATTACCAACAGCAGCCCGCAGAAGTTAAGTGTGTCCCAGACGGTTGCGTTGAAGGTGATGGCTGAAGTTGAAGGATTTGATAACAAGCAGGATGTGACCGCAGGGGTTACATGGTCTACGAGTAATGCAGCAGTTGCAACTATTGTGAAAGGTAAAGTAAAGGCCGTAGCAGCGGGTGAGGCAACGATTCATGCTGAAGTCGATGGGGCCAAGGCGCAGCTTCTTGTTCAGGTTTCCGAGAAAATCAAAAGCATCAAGGCTTCGCCCAAATCCTATAGCTTCGTCAAAGGCAGTGAAAGTGCACTGCCCAAAGTCAGCATTGTACGTGCGAGCGGCAAGGAAGAAGATGTAACATCAGAGATCGTGTGGAGCGTTTCGAATGCAGCAGCTGTCGTGGAAAACGGCAAGATTAAAGGTAATACGCCTGGCCGGGTGCTGTTGCAAGGCAAATACGGCTCGGAAACAGTTAAAGTGCCTGTCGCCATTACTGACATTATTACCAAAGTGGAAGTTACTCCTACTGCAATGCAGTTGAACATCAAGAAATCCAAGGCACTGAAGGTCATTGGTACATATGCCAACGGAAAAACAATTAATCTGTCGAAACAGGTGACCTGGACTTCCTCGAACAATGCAGTGGCAACCGTTAAAAACGGGACGGTCAAAACGCTGACCGAAGGAAAGGCAACCTTGACAGGAACCTACCAAGATCAGACAATAAAGACAGAAGTTACAGTTGTACCATTGCTCAAAAAGTTGATTACAGGTCAGAAGAAGCTGGTGTTATCCCCGCAGGGAAGCACCACGCTAACCGTTATGGCGCAGTATGATACAGGCAAAACAACGGTGGTTACCAACAATGCAGTCTGGAGCAGTACGAAACCGGGCGTAGCTACGGTAACCAATGGCAAAGTAGTGGCTGTGGGTAAAGGCAAAACGAGTATAACCGTCAAGTGGAACAACAAGAAAGTGACGATACCGGTAACGGTAAAATAA